The stretch of DNA TATCCGCGTCCTTTGTCGCGGGCGCGCGGGTCGTGCGTTTACCCGCGCCGCCGTTGGCGGCACTCTTTTCCTTCTGCACCAGGCGTTCCACCTGGCGCACGCTCATCCCTTCGCGCACGACCTGTTCGGCCAGCCTGACCGGCTCGCGCGCGGCGAGCAGCGCCCGTGCGTGCCCGGCCGACAGCTTGCCCTCATCGACCAGCATGCGGACCGCGTCCGGCAGATCGAGAAGCCGGATGGTGTTCGCCACATGACTGCGGCTCTTGCCGAGGGAATCGGCGAGATCGGTCTGGGTATAGCCGAACTCCTCCAACAGTCGCCGATAGCCCGCGCCCTCTTCGATGGGCGACAGGTCCTGGCGCTGGAGATTTTCCACCAGCGCGACTTCAAGCGCTTCCTTGTCGGAGAAATCCCGGATGACGACCGGTACTTCATAGAGCTTGGCCTGCTGCGCCGCGCGCCAGCGCCGCTCGCCGGCGATGATCTCGAACGCGTTGGGTTCTTCCGGCAGGCGGCGGACGAGGATCGGTTGCAGGATACCGTTCTTCGTGATCGAGGCGGCGAGTGCGTTTATCTCGCCCGCGTCAAACCGGTGGCGTGGCTGAAACCGCCCCGGGCGCAGAAACTCGATCGGCACGTTCTTGCCGGCACGGACGCGATCGAGCTCGGCGTAGTCATTCGACTCGTTGCCGAGCAGGGCCGAGAGACCGCGGCCAAGCTGGTTGCGTTTTCCGCCGCTCGTCTCGCTCACGCCATCGCTCCTTCCCGATGCAGGACCTCGCGCGCCAGCTTGATGTAGGCCTGGGCGCCGGAGCAGCGAAAATCATAAAGCAGGACCGGCTTGCCATGGCTCGGCGCTTCTGACACCCGGACATTGCGCGGGATCATCGTCTGGTAGACCTTGTCGCCGAAATAGTCGCGGACATCGGCCGCGACCAGGTCGCTCAGCCGGTTGCGCTTATCGTACATGGTGAGGACGATGCCCTGGATTTCGAGACGCGGGTTGAGGGCATTGCGAACCCGGTCGATGGTCTTGACCAGATGGCCGAGACCTTCGAGCGCGTAGAACTCGCATTGCAGCGGAACCAGGATGGCATCGGCCGCGACCAGCGCGTTGAGGGTGAGGAGCCCGAGGGCAGGGGGGCAGTCGATCAGCACGTAATCGTAATGCAGCGGCGTTTCGCGGATGGCATCCAGGAGACGGTACTCCCGGCGGGCGACGTCGATCAGTTCCAGCTCGGCCCCCGCCAGGTCGACCGAGGCGGGCAGGAGATCGAGATGGGGGACGGAGCTGGCGACGATTGCGGCCGCCAGCGTCGCCGGCGCCACGCCTTCCGCCCCCAGCAGCACATCGTAACTGGTCTGGATCCGGGATTCGGGGCTCAACCCCAGGCCGGTACTGGCATTGCCCTGGGGGTCGAGATCGACGAGCAGCACGTCCTGGCCGATCGCGGCAAGGGCCGTGGCCAGGTTGATGGCCGTGGTGGTTTTGCCGACACCGCCCTTCTGGTTGGCAATGGCGATCACCCGGGGCCGGCGTGGCGTGCCCGCAGCCGGTCGGTGTTCGCGATTATTCGTTTCGTTATCGGAATGATTCGCGGCTTCAGCGATCGACACGACGCAACCCCCGAATTTCGAGCAGCTTTCCCGCCGAATCCGTGCGACTCGGGTGGGATTTCGCGCTCATG from Alphaproteobacteria bacterium encodes:
- a CDS encoding ParB/RepB/Spo0J family partition protein — protein: MSETSGGKRNQLGRGLSALLGNESNDYAELDRVRAGKNVPIEFLRPGRFQPRHRFDAGEINALAASITKNGILQPILVRRLPEEPNAFEIIAGERRWRAAQQAKLYEVPVVIRDFSDKEALEVALVENLQRQDLSPIEEGAGYRRLLEEFGYTQTDLADSLGKSRSHVANTIRLLDLPDAVRMLVDEGKLSAGHARALLAAREPVRLAEQVVREGMSVRQVERLVQKEKSAANGGAGKRTTRAPATKDADTLALERDLSALLGLKVSIAFDGKGGTLTIQYKTVDQLDDVLKRLNAR
- a CDS encoding ParA family protein, translated to MIAIANQKGGVGKTTTAINLATALAAIGQDVLLVDLDPQGNASTGLGLSPESRIQTSYDVLLGAEGVAPATLAAAIVASSVPHLDLLPASVDLAGAELELIDVARREYRLLDAIRETPLHYDYVLIDCPPALGLLTLNALVAADAILVPLQCEFYALEGLGHLVKTIDRVRNALNPRLEIQGIVLTMYDKRNRLSDLVAADVRDYFGDKVYQTMIPRNVRVSEAPSHGKPVLLYDFRCSGAQAYIKLAREVLHREGAMA